One genomic region from Candidatus Zixiibacteriota bacterium encodes:
- a CDS encoding PhoH family protein translates to MPSSTEERISRTVHIEGLDSRFLFGQNDIFLRLIEKAFSPVIVARGDKIIIEGKPEEVEQVVGLFKDLTARLSQGAFITEQYLNYAIEMVKEEGGGPAELMAIQSGNNTGFKATVKPKTVGQKHYLEAIEQFDIVFSIGPAGTGKTYLAVAEAVAALKNRRVNRIVLVRPAVEAGESLGFLPGDIRAKVDPYLRPVYDALHEMMTAEKIKKLIELGIIEILPLAFMRGRTLNNTFVILDEGQNTTPAQMKMFLTRLGEGSRAVITGDITQIDLENKRQSGLVVIQKILSGVDGIKFIYLTDRDVVRHPLVQKILRAYERYEKGYRKEKEGQ, encoded by the coding sequence ATGCCATCATCTACAGAAGAAAGAATCTCCCGAACGGTTCATATTGAGGGGCTGGATAGCCGCTTCCTCTTCGGGCAGAACGATATATTCTTGAGGCTGATTGAAAAAGCCTTCTCGCCGGTGATTGTGGCGCGGGGAGATAAAATCATCATTGAGGGGAAACCGGAAGAAGTGGAGCAGGTGGTTGGGCTTTTCAAGGACTTGACCGCGCGCCTGTCGCAGGGGGCATTTATCACCGAGCAATATCTTAATTATGCCATCGAAATGGTGAAGGAAGAAGGCGGAGGTCCGGCCGAACTGATGGCGATTCAGTCGGGCAACAATACCGGATTCAAGGCTACCGTGAAACCGAAAACGGTGGGGCAGAAGCATTATCTTGAGGCGATTGAGCAGTTTGACATTGTCTTCTCCATCGGTCCGGCCGGCACCGGCAAGACCTATCTGGCTGTGGCGGAGGCGGTGGCGGCGCTCAAAAATCGCCGCGTCAATCGGATTGTGCTGGTTCGACCGGCCGTGGAAGCCGGTGAGTCACTGGGGTTCTTGCCAGGCGATATTCGCGCCAAAGTTGACCCGTACCTTCGTCCTGTGTATGACGCTCTCCACGAGATGATGACCGCGGAGAAAATCAAAAAATTAATCGAACTGGGTATAATTGAGATTCTGCCTCTCGCCTTTATGCGGGGACGGACTCTCAATAACACTTTTGTCATTCTTGACGAAGGTCAGAATACCACCCCGGCTCAAATGAAAATGTTCTTGACCCGTCTGGGGGAAGGCTCGCGGGCGGTCATTACCGGCGATATTACGCAGATAGATTTAGAGAATAAAAGACAATCGGGGCTGGTGGTAATTCAGAAGATTTTATCTGGAGTGGACGGGATAAAATTCATTTATCTAACCGACAGGGACGTGGTCCGACATCCGTTGGTGCAGAAAATTCTCCGCGCCTATGAGCGTTATGAAAAGGGGTATCGAAAGGAGAAAGAGGGACAATGA